One segment of Deinococcus humi DNA contains the following:
- a CDS encoding helix-turn-helix domain-containing protein: MTRSTNIPSHLRPHTARTAKPRPAEATDESKSKIVCVLSEVMGRHRINQTALAQASGLRPATIHALYHDRTTSVTWDVLARLLVGLQTLTNEAYEIGDVFRLR; this comes from the coding sequence ATGACACGTTCAACGAACATCCCCAGCCATCTTCGCCCCCACACCGCTCGCACGGCCAAGCCTCGGCCTGCCGAAGCCACAGACGAATCCAAGAGCAAGATCGTCTGCGTCCTGAGTGAGGTGATGGGCCGGCACCGCATCAACCAGACTGCCCTGGCTCAGGCGAGTGGCTTGCGTCCGGCCACCATCCACGCCCTATACCATGACCGCACCACTTCGGTGACCTGGGACGTGCTCGCGCGCCTGCTAGTGGGCCTGCAAACCCTCACCAACGAGGCCTACGAGATAGGCGACGTCTTCAGGCTCCGATGA